The following coding sequences are from one Electrophorus electricus isolate fEleEle1 chromosome 22, fEleEle1.pri, whole genome shotgun sequence window:
- the LOC118240649 gene encoding torsin-1A-like — MAMRFRFITALFVAAASPFKDTFCESEGLQEDLEEKLFGQHVASRVILKAVTGFMNSENPKKPLVLSLHGWTGTGKNFVSQLIAENIYQKGMASGFVHLFTATAHSPHKVHLETYKAQLQQWIKGNVTNCPRSMFIFDEMDKMHPGLIDGIKPYLDFYERLDGVSYRQAIFIFLSNAGAEEIVHVALDFWTSGREREEIELKDLEMALSLSVFNNKNSGLWHSNLIDKNLVDFFVPFLPLEFKHVVQCGMAEMAAKGLTPDAAVVDHMARDMNYFPKDERVFSLHGCKVISIRLDFYID; from the exons atggccatg AGGTTTCGGTTCATCACTGCTTTATTTGTAGCTGCTGCTTCGCCTTTTAAGGATACATTTTGTGAAAGCGAAG GTCTCCAGGAGGACCTGGAGGAAAAGCTGTTCGGCCAGCACGTGGCTTCGCGGGTCATCCTCAAAGCAGTGACTGGGTTTATGAACAGCGAGAACCCCAAGAAACCGCTAGTTCTATCCCTGCACGGCTGGACTGGCACGGGGAAAAACTTTGTGAGTCAACTGATTGCGGAGAATATTTACCAGAAAGGAATGGCCAGTGGGTTCGTGCATCTCTTCACAGCTACGGCACACTCTCCCCATAAGGTGCATTTAGAAACATACAAG GCACAATTGCAGCAATGGATAAAAGGCAATGTGACAAATTGCCCACGTTCCATGTTCATATTTGATGAGATGGATAAGATGCACCCCGGCCTGATTGATGGCATAAAACCATATCTGGACTTCTATGAGAGACTGGACGGAGTGTCCTACAGACAggccatcttcatcttcctcag TAATGCCGGAGCTGAGGAGATTGTGCATGTGGCTCTGGATTTCTGGACGTCGGGAAGAGAACGAGAGGAGATCGAGCTGAAGGATCTGGAGAtggctctgtccctgtctgtcttcaACAACAAGAACA gtggtCTCTGGCACTCCAATTTAATAGATAAGAACTTGGTGGACTTCTTTGTGCCTTTCCTGCCGCTGGAGTTCAAGCACGTGGTTCAGTGTGGCATGGCAGAGATGGCTGCCAAAGGCCTCACCCCCGACGCTGCCGTGGTGGACCACATGGCGCGGGACATGAACTACTTCCCCAAGGACGAGCGTGTCTTCTCCCTGCACGGCTGCAAGGTGATCTCCATCCGGCTGGACTTCTACATCGACTGA
- the LOC118240648 gene encoding ribosome biogenesis protein NSA2 homolog — protein MQGKWEVPVPKVRAQGETEVLKVVRTGKRQKKAWKRMVTKVCFVGDGFTRKPPKYERFIRPMGLRFKKAHVTHPELKATFCLPILGVKKNPSSPLYTTLGVITKGTVIEVNVSELGLFTQGGKVIWGKYAQVTNNPENDGCINAVLLV, from the exons ATGCAG GGGAAGTGGGAGGTGCCCGTACCAAAGGTGCGTGCTCAGGGCGAGACGGAGGTGCTGAAGGTGGTTCGCACGGGGAAGAGGCAGAAGAAGGCCTGGAAGAGGATGGTCACCAAAGTCTGCTTCGTCGGAGATGGCTTCACGCGCAAACCGCCCAAATACGAGCGCTTCATCAGACCCATG GGTTTGAGGTTCAAGAAGGCACACGTCACTCACCCTGAGCTGAAGGCCACATTCTGCCTGCCCATTCTGGGCGTGAAAAAgaacccctcctcccctctctacaCCACCCTCGGGGTCATCACCAAGGGAACGGTCATCGAGGTCAACGTCAGCGAGCTTGGCCTGTTCACCCAGGGCGGCAAAGTCATCtggg GGAAATACGCCCAGGTGACAAACAACCCGGAGAACGATGGCTGTATTAACGCAGTGCTGCTGGTATAA
- the LOC113590040 gene encoding torsin-1A-like — protein sequence MAMRFRFITALFVAAASPFKDTFCESEGLQEDLEEKLFGQHVASRVILKAVTGFMNSENPKKPLVLSLHGWTGTGKNFVSQLIAENIYQKGMASGFVHLFTATAHSPHKVHLETYKAQLQQWIKGNVTNCPRSMFIFDEMDKMHPGLIDGIKPYLDFYERLDGVSYRQAIFIFLSNAGAEEIVHVALDFWTSGREREEIELKDLEMALSLSVFNNKNSGLWHSNLIDKNLVDFFVPFLPLEFKHVVQCGMAEMAAKGLTPDAAVVDHMARDINYFPKDERVFSMKGCKVISNRLDFYID from the exons atggccatg AGGTTTCGGTTCATCACTGCTTTATTTGTAGCTGCTGCTTCGCCTTTTAAGGATACATTTTGTGAAAGCGAAG GTCTCCAGGAGGACCTGGAGGAAAAGCTGTTCGGCCAGCACGTGGCTTCGCGGGTCATCCTCAAAGCAGTGACTGGGTTTATGAACAGCGAGAACCCCAAGAAACCGCTAGTTCTATCCCTGCACGGCTGGACTGGCACGGGGAAAAACTTTGTGAGTCAACTGATTGCGGAGAATATTTACCAGAAAGGAATGGCCAGTGGGTTCGTGCATCTCTTCACAGCTACGGCACACTCTCCCCATAAGGTGCATTTAGAAACATACAAG GCACAATTGCAGCAATGGATAAAAGGCAATGTGACAAATTGCCCACGTTCCATGTTCATATTTGATGAGATGGATAAGATGCACCCCGGCCTGATTGATGGCATAAAACCATATCTGGACTTCTATGAGAGACTGGACGGAGTGTCCTACAGACAggccatcttcatcttcctcag TAATGCCGGAGCTGAGGAGATTGTGCATGTGGCTCTGGATTTCTGGACGTCGGGAAGAGAACGAGAGGAGATCGAGCTGAAGGATCTGGAGAtggctctgtccctgtctgtcttcaACAACAAGAACA gtggtCTCTGGCACTCCAATTTAATAGATAAGAACTTGGTGGACTTCTTTGTGCCTTTCCTGCCGCTGGAGTTCAAGCACGTGGTTCAGTGTGGCATGGCAGAGATGGCTGCCAAAGGCCTCACCCCCGACGCTGCCGTGGTGGACCACATGGCGCGGGACATCAACTACTTCCCCAAGGACGAGCGTGTCTTCTCCATGAAGGGCTGCAAGGTGATCTCCAACCGGCTGGACTTCTACATCGACTGA
- the LOC118240647 gene encoding ribosome biogenesis protein NSA2 homolog produces the protein MQGKWEVPVPKVRAQGETEVLKVVRTGKRQKKAWKRMVTKVCFVGDGFTRKPPKYERFIRPMGLRFKKAHVTHPELKATFCLPILGVKKNPSSPLYTTLGVITKGTVIEVNVSELGLVTQGGKVIWGKYAQVTNNPENDGCINAVLLV, from the exons ATGCAG GGGAAGTGGGAGGTGCCCGTACCAAAGGTGCGTGCTCAGGGCGAGACGGAGGTGCTGAAGGTGGTTCGCACGGGGAAGAGGCAGAAGAAGGCCTGGAAGAGGATGGTCACCAAAGTCTGCTTCGTCGGAGATGGCTTCACGCGCAAACCGCCCAAATACGAGCGCTTCATCAGACCCATG GGTTTGAGGTTCAAGAAGGCACACGTCACTCACCCTGAGCTGAAGGCCACATTCTGCCTGCCCATTCTGGGCGTGAAAAAgaacccctcctcccctctctacaCCACCCTCGGGGTCATCACCAAGGGAACGGTCATCGAGGTCAACGTCAGCGAGCTTGGCCTGGTCACCCAGGGCGGCAAAGTCATCtggg GGAAATACGCCCAGGTGACAAACAACCCGGAGAACGATGGCTGTATTAACGCAGTGCTGCTGGTATAA
- the LOC118240079 gene encoding torsin-1A-like isoform X1, producing the protein MKETFSALFHFILISSVVVHAFEPISTTIVAGLGAAALGKKLYNYLFETCDDNWIGFNATGLQEDLEEKLFGQHVASRVILKAVTGFMNSENPKKPLVLSLHGWTGTGKIFVSQLIAENIYQKGMASGFVHLFLATEHFPHEVHLETYKAQLQQWIKGNVTNCPRSMFIFDEMDKMHPGLIDGIKPYLDFYERLDGVSYRQAIFIFLSNAGGEEIVHVALDFWTSGREREEIKLKDLEMALSLSVFNNKNSGLWHSNLIDKNLVDFFVPFLPLEFKHVVQCGMAEMADKGLTPDAAVVDHMARDMNYFPKDERVFSIKGCKVISSRLDFYID; encoded by the exons atgaaagaaacgtTCTCAGCGTTGTTCCATTTTATACTGATATCGAGTGTTGTCGTGCATGCTTTTGAACCAATTTCTACAACCATTGTTGCCGGACTTGGCGCAGCCGCCTTAGGAAAGAAATtgtacaattatttatttgaaacgTGTGATGACAACTGGATCGGTTTTAACGCAACCG GTCTCCAGGAGGACCTGGAGGAAAAGCTGTTCGGCCAGCACGTGGCTTCGCGGGTCATCCTCAAAGCAGTGACTGGGTTTATGAACAGCGAGAACCCCAAGAAACCGCTAGTTCTATCCCTGCACGGCTGGACTGGCACGGGGAAAATCTTTGTGAGTCAACTGATTGCGGAGAATATTTACCAGAAAGGAATGGCCAGTGGGTTCGTGCATCTCTTCCTAGCTACGGAACACTTTCCCCATGAGGTGCATTTAGAAACATACAAG GCACAATTGCAGCAATGGATAAAAGGCAATGTGACAAATTGCCCACGTTCCATGTTCATATTTGATGAGATGGATAAGATGCACCCCGGCCTGATTGATGGCATAAAACCATATCTGGACTTCTATGAGAGACTGGACGGAGTGTCCTACAGACAggccatcttcatcttcctcag TAATGCCGGAGGTGAGGAGATTGTGCATGTGGCTCTGGATTTCTGGACGTCGGGAAGAGAACGAGAGGAGATCAAGCTGAAGGATCTGGAGATGGCTCTGTCCCTTTCTGTCTTCAACAACAAGAACA gtGGTCTCTGGCACTCCAATTTAATAGATAAGAACTTGGTGGACTTCTTTGTGCCTTTCCTGCCGCTGGAGTTCAAGCACGTGGTTCAGTGTGGCATGGCAGAGATGGCTGACAAAGGCCTCACCCCCGATGCTGCCGTGGTGGACCACATGGCGCGGGACATGAACTACTTCCCCAAGGACGAGCGTGTCTTCTCCATTAAGGGCTGCAAGGTGATCTCCAGCCGGCTGGACTTCTACATCGACTGA
- the LOC118240079 gene encoding torsin-1A-like isoform X2 has product MKETFSALFHFILISSVVVHAFEPISTTIVAGLGAAALGKKLYNYLFETCDDNWIGFNATGLQEDLEEKLFGQHVASRVILKAVTGFMNSENPKKPLVLSLHGWTGTGKIFVSQLIAENIYQKGMASGFVHLFLATEHFPHEVHLETYKAQLQQWIKGNVTNCPRSMFIFDEMDKMHPGLIDGIKPYLDFYERLDGVSYRQAIFIFLSNAGGEEIVHVALDFWTSGREREEIKLKDLEMALSLSVFNNKNNKNLVDFFVPFLPLEFKHVVQCGMAEMADKGLTPDAAVVDHMARDMNYFPKDERVFSIKGCKVISSRLDFYID; this is encoded by the exons atgaaagaaacgtTCTCAGCGTTGTTCCATTTTATACTGATATCGAGTGTTGTCGTGCATGCTTTTGAACCAATTTCTACAACCATTGTTGCCGGACTTGGCGCAGCCGCCTTAGGAAAGAAATtgtacaattatttatttgaaacgTGTGATGACAACTGGATCGGTTTTAACGCAACCG GTCTCCAGGAGGACCTGGAGGAAAAGCTGTTCGGCCAGCACGTGGCTTCGCGGGTCATCCTCAAAGCAGTGACTGGGTTTATGAACAGCGAGAACCCCAAGAAACCGCTAGTTCTATCCCTGCACGGCTGGACTGGCACGGGGAAAATCTTTGTGAGTCAACTGATTGCGGAGAATATTTACCAGAAAGGAATGGCCAGTGGGTTCGTGCATCTCTTCCTAGCTACGGAACACTTTCCCCATGAGGTGCATTTAGAAACATACAAG GCACAATTGCAGCAATGGATAAAAGGCAATGTGACAAATTGCCCACGTTCCATGTTCATATTTGATGAGATGGATAAGATGCACCCCGGCCTGATTGATGGCATAAAACCATATCTGGACTTCTATGAGAGACTGGACGGAGTGTCCTACAGACAggccatcttcatcttcctcag TAATGCCGGAGGTGAGGAGATTGTGCATGTGGCTCTGGATTTCTGGACGTCGGGAAGAGAACGAGAGGAGATCAAGCTGAAGGATCTGGAGATGGCTCTGTCCCTTTCTGTCTTCAACAACAAGAACA ATAAGAACTTGGTGGACTTCTTTGTGCCTTTCCTGCCGCTGGAGTTCAAGCACGTGGTTCAGTGTGGCATGGCAGAGATGGCTGACAAAGGCCTCACCCCCGATGCTGCCGTGGTGGACCACATGGCGCGGGACATGAACTACTTCCCCAAGGACGAGCGTGTCTTCTCCATTAAGGGCTGCAAGGTGATCTCCAGCCGGCTGGACTTCTACATCGACTGA